The Verrucomicrobiota bacterium nucleotide sequence CCTATCAGACTCCCGAACAAGCACTTGCCAGTGCAAGATTGCTCGTAGAAGCTGGTGCTGATGCCGTTAAGCTGGAGGGCCCCCTGCCTGATCAGATCGCCCTGCTTGTTTCGAATGGCATTGAAGTGATTGGACATCTCGGGATGCTTCCCCAGCATGTCCGTGAGGAGGGAGGTTACCATCGTAAGGGGAAGACCGAGTCAGAAGCCGAGGCTATCCTTCAGGCCTCCTTTGCTCTTCAGGCAGCCGGATGCTGCGCCCTGGTCCTGGAGATTGTCGAAGAGACTCTGGCTGGAGAGATAAGTAGACAACTGGACATTCCGACGATTGGTATCGGGAGTGGCACCCAATGTGATGGACAGATTCTCGTAACCCCGGATCTGCTGGGACTCCAGCCTTGGTTCCGCCCTGCTTTTGTCAAGCCGAAGGCTGATCTGGCCACTCCTTTCCAATCAGCAGTCCGAGAGTATATTCGGGAGACTAAAGAGGCTTTCAAAACTGAATAACGGATGAATGGTGATATCCAGCGCAAGGCAGCCGAGGGGCAGAAGGTGATTCT carries:
- the panB gene encoding 3-methyl-2-oxobutanoate hydroxymethyltransferase; amino-acid sequence: MNIKDNLIASKALGHRQAWLTAYDYPSARLLDESGIDLILVGDSLGMVVLGQKDTIDVTLDEIIHHLKAVRRGVMHAPVAADLPFHTYQTPEQALASARLLVEAGADAVKLEGPLPDQIALLVSNGIEVIGHLGMLPQHVREEGGYHRKGKTESEAEAILQASFALQAAGCCALVLEIVEETLAGEISRQLDIPTIGIGSGTQCDGQILVTPDLLGLQPWFRPAFVKPKADLATPFQSAVREYIRETKEAFKTE